The nucleotide sequence GTGTCTGCGTCTCCCAGCGACTCGGTCACGCCGGAACCGACGCCGACCAGGTCCGCCGAGCCGACGCCCGGCGCATCCCTGCGGCCGAAGTCCGCGGTAACCGTCGCGGTGCTTAACGGCACGCAGCGCAATGGGCTGGCGAAACGCCTCTCGAATGAGCTGCTTGCCCAGGGGTACGCCGTTCGTCCGCCGGGGAACACCAAGGCCGTAGATGCGACGACCATCTACTACCGCGGTGGAGCAAAGGCAGACGCCGAAGCTCTGCGGCGCGCGGCGATGAGCTACCTGTCTCCCGGTCGCGTCGTGCCCGTTTCTTCCGGCACGCCTGCTGTGACTGGAGCGATGGTGATCGTGGTAGTCGGGTCCGACTACCCGGCGCTTTGACCGCCTGATTTCGCGGAAATCAGCAAGAGGCTCGATCGCGTGTCGATCGTCACCGAACCTCCTGCGGCCGCCGCCGTGGAGACCGAGAATCTCGCCTCGGCCTCGGTAGTCATCTCGACCGCGAAGCCGTCGCGAAGGGAGAACGCGATCCGGCTCTGGGCGAACTCAGTTCCAGCG is from Actinomycetota bacterium and encodes:
- a CDS encoding LytR C-terminal domain-containing protein, giving the protein MPGKHSPASPLSFILSVVRAVAAALAVLGIIVGIAIAAVGFRTKEAPEPRISPSTVVSASPSDSVTPEPTPTRSAEPTPGASLRPKSAVTVAVLNGTQRNGLAKRLSNELLAQGYAVRPPGNTKAVDATTIYYRGGAKADAEALRRAAMSYLSPGRVVPVSSGTPAVTGAMVIVVVGSDYPAL